The Streptomyces laurentii region GAGCCCCGGCTCGTCCCCATGGAGGGCGACCGCTTCCACCTCGACGCCGAGTCCGCCGCCGCGCTCTGCGACGAGAACACCATCGGTGTCGTCGCCGTCCTCGGCTCCACCTTCGACGGTTCCTACGAGCCCGTCGCCGACATCTGCGCCGCGCTCGACGCCCTCCAGGAACGGACCGGCCTCGACATCCCCGTGCACGTCGACGGCGCGTCCGGCGCCATGATCGCGCCGTTCGTCGACGAGGACCTGGAGTGGGACTTCCGGCAGCCCCGGGTGTCGTCGATCAACACCTCCGGGCACAAGTACGGGCTCGTCTACCCGGGGGTCGGCTGGGCGTTGTGGCGCACGCCCGACGAGCTGCCCGAGGAGCTGGTGTTCCGGGTCAACTACCTGGGCGGCGAAATGCCGACCTTCGCGCTCAACTTCTCCCGGCCCGGCGCGCAGGTCGTCGCGCAGTACTACACGTTCCTGCGGCTGGGCCGCAGCGGCTACCAGGCGGTCCAGCAGACCGCCCGCGACATCGCCCGCGGACTCGCCGAACGGATCGACGCCCTGGGCGACTTCCGGCTCCTCACCCGGGGCGACCAGCTGCCGGTGTTCGCCTTCACCACCGGCCCGGACGTCACCGCGTACGACGTCTTCGACGTGTCGCGGCGGCTGCGCGAGAGCGGCTGGCTGGTCCCCGCGTACACCTTCCCCGCGAACCGGCAGGACCTGTCCGTGCTGCGCGTGGTCTGCCGCAACGGCTTCTCCGCCGACCTGGCCGAGCTGTTCCTGGAGGACCTGCGACGGCTGCTGCCCGAACTGCGGCGCCAGCCCCGCCCGTTCACCCACGACAAGGCGGCCGCGACCTCCTTCCACCACTGAGGCCCGCGGGCCTGCGGCATCGATGAGGCCCGCGGGCCCGGAGCATCGCCGAGGCACCGGCTCACGGCAGGCGCCGGCGCGCGGCCTCAGCGCGCGTACGGGTTCTCCCGCCCGTCGGTCAGGACGCCGACGAAGGGCTCCCCGCCCTCCCCCGCGAAGGTGTACGCGCCCGCCTCGATCCGCTCGATCAGCCCGGCCGTCCACGCCCGGCCGGCGTCGGCGGCGTGTGTCCAGAAGTGCATGATCTCGCCGATGTGGCCGAGCTGTCCGGGCCCGTCCTCCGGCGTGTAGTACGTGGTGACCTCCGCGCGCCACGCGTCCAGGCCGCGCAGCCGGGCCCGCAGCAGTTCCGTCACCTCGGCGCGCGGCAGGTCCACCATGAAGCCGATGCCGGCCGACAGGACGTCCGTGGCCTGGTCGTACGTGGCGAGGGCGGCGCGCAGCAGGCGCAGGTACTCCGCGCGGCCCGCGTCCGTGATCTCGTACTCGACGCGCGGCGGCCCGCCGACCGTGCTCGGCGCGCTCTCGTCGGCCCGCAGCAGTCCCTGCTTCGCCATGTGCTTGAGCGCGTGGTAGATCGAGCCGGGCTTGGCGTGGGACCACTCGTGCGCGCCCCAGTACTCCAGGTCGTTGCGGACCTGGTAGCCATGGGCGCGGCCGTGCTGCTTGACCGCGCCCAGGACGAGAAGACGGATGGCTGACATGCCCCGAGTCTAGTGAGGCACTGATCAACCTTGACTAGGGCCTTTCTTTTGGATCAGGCTGGATCAGGGAGCGGGGTCCGGTGCGTGTGATCGCAAGGCGGAGGAGGGAGACAACGCGGTGGGGGTACCTCCCGTGCCCGAAGGGCTACGGGGGAGTTGGCGACCGACGACAACGCGGCGAGCGCGCGCACCGGGGCACGCGACCCCAGCAAGATCCAAAAGAAGGGTCCTAGGGCTTACGTGAGCGAGATCAGGCCGACGGCTTCCGCTCCTCGGCCGCGGCCTCCGCCGCCTGCTCCAGTCCGATCAGGTCGTAGGAGGTCTTGCCGTCGAGGCTCTCCCGGATGATGTCGGCGTGCCCGGCGTGCTGGGCCGTCTCGTGGATCAGGTGGAGCAGCATCCAGCGGATCGAGACTCCCGCGCCCTTGGGGAACCAGGGCCGGTCGGGCAGCGGGAAGGTGTCGTCCAGGCTGGGCACGCCGCGGACGAACTCCGTCAGTTCCTTGGTGGCGTTCTCCCACTGGGCGACCATCTGCGGGACGGTCTCGTCGCCCACCAGCCGGAAGCTCTCGTGCCAGTTGCTCTCGTCCCGCCGGGTCTCGCTCGGCCGCTGCTGGGCCATCCGCAGCCAGTTCGTCTCGGCCTCGGCGAGATGCTTGATCAGGCCGGAGACGCTCAGGTCACTGGCGGTCGGGCGGGCCGCAGCCTGCTCCTCGGTGAGGCCGAGGGCCGCCCGGACGACCGCGGCGCGCTGGGCTTCCAGGTAGTTGAGGAGAGTGCCGCGCTCGTCGCCGGGCAGGTCCGTGGGAAGTGTCGTGCTCATGGTCCGCCGTCCTCTTTCGCAAGGGAACTCGTCAGCTCTGTCAGCTCTTCCGACACCGACCACGTTACGGACCGACGAGGACAGGAAGGGTCCTCATGGGGAAAGTCGGCCACGAACGGGACCGCGGAACGGGAACGCGCGACGGGGACGGGACGGGACAGGACGGGGACGGGAGCACGCGGAACGGGCGGGCTAGAACGGGAAGGTCGTCCGGCCGTACTGGATCGAGATCCACTTCCGGGTGGTGAACGCCTCGATCATCGCGTCGCCGTTCAGCCGGCCCACGCCCGAGTGCTTCTCGCCGCCGAACGGCACGATCGGCTCGTCGTGCACGGTGCCGTCGTTGATGTGGATCATGCCGGTGTGGATGCGCTGGGCGACCCGTACCCCGCGGTCGACGTCGCCGGCGTGTACGGCGCCGCTGAGCCCGTACGGGGTGTCGTTGGCGATCCGTACGGCGTCGTCCTCGCCGTCGAACGGCACGATCAGGGCCACCGGTCCGAAGACCTCCTGGCCGAGGACGGGCGCGTCGGCGGGGATGCCGGTCAGCACGGTCGGGGAGACCAGGCTGCCCTCCGCGGTGCCGCGCAGCAGCACGGTCGCGCCGCCCGCCACGGCCTGGTCGACGACCGCCTCGACCGCCTGCGCCTGCTGGGGGCTGATGAGCGGGCCGATGTGGGTGGCGGGGTCGGCCGGGTCGCCGACCCGCAGGGTGCGGACCTTGGCGAGGAACTTCTCGGTGAACTCCGCCTCCACGGACCGGTCCACCAGGACCCGGTTGGCGGCCATGCAGACCTGCCCCTGGTCCACGAAGCGGCTGAAGACGGCCGCGTCCACCGCGTAGTCGAGGTCGGCGTCGTCGAGGACGATCAGGGCGCTGTTGCCGCCGAGTTCGAGCACGGTCTGCTTGAGATGGCCCGCGCAGACCGCGGCGACGTGCTTGCCGGTGCGGTCGGAGCCGGTGAAGGAGACGACCTTCGGGACCGGGTGGGTGAGGAGCGCGTCGCCGATCTCGGCGATGTCGGTGACGACGACGTTGAGCAGTCCGGCCGGCAGGCCCGCGTCCTCAAGGAGCTTCGCGACGAGGGTGCCGCCGCAGACCGGGGTGTTCTGGTGCGGCTTGAGCACGACGGCGTTGCCGAGGGCGAGGGCCGGGGCCACCGACTTGAGGGAGAGGAAGAACGGGAAGTTGAACGGGGAGATGACGCCGACGACGCCGACCGGCACGCGGTAGACCCGGTTCTCCTTGCCGTCCACGGGCGAGGGCAGGATCCGGCCCTCGGGGCGCAGCGCCAGCTGGACCGACTCGCGCAGGAACTCCTTGGCGAGGTGCAGTTCGAAGGCGGCCTTCAGCCGGGTGCCGCCGAGTTCGGCGACGATCATGTCGGTGATCTCCGCCTCGCGTTCCTCGACGAGGCGCAGCGCGCGCTCGAAGACGAGCCGGCGGGTGTACGGGTTGGTCGCGGCCCAGTCGGCCTGGGCGCGCTCGGCGGCCCGGTAGGCGAGGTCGACCTCGCCGGCCGTGGCCACGGTGATGGCGGCGAGCTTCTCCCCGGTGTACGGGTTGAAGTCGATGATGTCCCAGGACCCGCTGCCGGGCTTCCACTCGCCGTCGATGTACTGGTGTGAGAGTTCCGCGAAGTGGGAGGACATCGACGTCGTCATGGGAACGAGACTCCTTACCCGCCCGCGGTGACGGACGACGGCGATCGGCGACGGACGGCCGTTCCACCCGTCAGGGCGTCACCACTGTCGTCACGCTCAGCTTCTCTCAGCTGCTCTCAGGTCCTGAGATGCCGTCATCGTACTGATGTATCAGGTGAGTTGAAGGAGTCCTCGGAGAAGATCGCGGCTTTCCGCGGGATCCGGGCTGTCCTGCTGCAGCCGTTCCATCACGCGTGCGTACTGCGCGACCTCCTCGCGTTTGTCGAGGTAGAGGGCGCTGGTGAGCTGCTCCAGGTAGACGACGTCGGAGAGATCGGACTCGGGGAACCGGAGCATCGTGAACGCGCCGCTCTCGCCCGCGTGGCCGCCGAAGCTGAACGGCATGACCTGGAGGGTGACGTTCGGGTGCTCGGAGATCTCGATGAGGTGCCTCAACTGGCCCTGCATGACGGCCCGGTCGCCGTACGGCCGGCGCAGCGCGGCCTCGTCGAGGACGGCGTGCAGATGCGGGGCGTTCTCGGAGAAGAGGATCTTCTGGCGCTCCAGGCGGAGCGCGACCCTGCGGTCGACCTCGGCCCGCGGGGCGTCCGGGATGCCGCGCGCGACGACGGCGTGGGCGTAGTCCTCGGCCTGCAACAGACCGTGCACGAACTGGACTTCGTAGATACGGATGAGGGAGGCGGACCCTTCCAGGCCCACGTACGTCTGGAACCAGCCGGGCAGGACGTCGCCGAAGCTGTGCCACCAGCCCGCCACGTTGGCCTCGCGGGCGAGCCCGAGGAGCGCGCCGCGCTCGGACTCGTCGTTGACCCCGTAGAGCGTCAGAAGGTCCTCGACGTCCCTGGCCTTGAAGCTCACCCTTCCCAACTCCATACGACTGATCTTGGATTCGGACGCGCGGATGGAATATCCGGCGGCCTCCCGGGTGATGCCACGCGATTCGCGCAGTCGCCTCAGCTGCGAGCCCAGCAGGATGCGGCGCACCACACTCCCGCTCGCCCCGCTCGATTCGCCTGCCGTCACGGTCACGGCCCACGCCTCCCCATTTACGGTGCTGCCCCCACACGTCCCCCCACTGAGCCCCGGATTCTGCCACTAAACGCTTCGGCGCGTACACACGCGGTCACGCATCGGGGCCGGTTCCGGGCAGGCTTGGCAGGGGCACGCGGACGACTTATGCACAGATTCGCCGCGTGCATGGACAGGTCAGGCGCGTGCACGTGCATCTGCCCTTGCATCCCTTGGGTGCATTGGGAACGATGGTGCCTGCGCAGCCGCGTATTCGTTCGTGTCGCCGCGTGTCGCACCAGTTGTCGCACCACACGTCGCACCACACGTCGCGATTCCCGGGAGTGCCTCGCATGGGGACGAACGCATCGGCCATTCTCGAGCCGTTACGGCAAGGGCTTCCTCCGATCGATCCCACGACCGTCTCCCATTCGGCCTCCTGCGCCCTTCCGACCTGCTACGAAGCGGTACGCGGCGCCCGCCGGTTCACCCAGTCGACACTCGGCGCGTGGAACCTGGCCGACCGTTTCGACGATGTCGCGCTGGTCGTCTCCGAGCTGGTCACGAACGCGCTGCGGCACGCCGTACCGGGAGAGCCCGAACAGCCGCGCGAGGATGGCCTGAACCCGCCCGTCCGGCTGCACCTCATGCACTGGGCGTCACGCCTGGTGTGCGCGGTGCGCGACCCCAGCCAGGACAGCCCGGAGGCACGGCAGGGGGACGAGGACTGCGCGGCCGAATCGGGCCGGGGACTGTTCCTGGTCGAGTCGTTCAGCGACGGCTGGGGCTGGCATCCGCTCGCGGGCGCCCTGCAGGGCAAGGTGGTCTGGGCGCTGTTCCGGCTGACGGCCGACTGACGTCCGGCCGGTTGCCCGACTGACGTCCGGCCGGTTGCCCGACTGACGTCCGGCCGGTTGCCCGGCTGACGTCCGGCCGGCGGCCGGCCGGATGTCCGACTGACCTCCCGAGCACCCGGGCTTCAGGGCCCGGGCACCGGTGCCGGCCGCGGCGCCGCCAAGGACACGGGGGAATACGGGGGTGAGAAAGGGTCCCGGTGGCGCGAGCCGCCGGGACCCTTTCTCGTGTCCGCCGGGGTCCGCCGGCGCGGGCGCACCCCCGTCGGTGCCCGCACCCGTACCCCCGCGCGCCTACAGTTGCCCCACCAGGTGGTCGAACTCCCCGTCCTTCACGCCCAGGAGCAACGCCTCGATCTCGGCGGGCGTGTAGACGAGCGCGGGTCCTCCGGGGAAGCGCGAATTGCGTACGGCGACCTCGCCGCCGGGCAGCTTGGCGAACTCCACGCAGGAACCCTGGGAGTTGCTGTGCCGGCTCTTCTGCCACACGACACCACGAAGCTCCGTGGCCGCCATGCCGTTGAACGCGTGGTGCGCGTGGTGCACTGGTAGCTCCCCGAGATGATCGGTGCAGGTGTCAACTTGCTCGGATCATAGCTGTGTTCACAGGACGCTGCATGAGCAGATGCACGCGCGGATGCACGTGCACGAGGGGTCGCGTATCGACTACACGACTCACCGTGGCGGCCCGCCCAACTCCCGTGTGAGCACTGGCTGTTCACACCTGGCCAGGCCGGGCCCCGCGCACTCACTCGTCCAGCGCCTCGGACACCTCGTCCAGCTTCTCCAGGAGCAGCACCGCCCCCTTCCGCAGCAGGAAGTGGTCCGGCGCCCCCTCCCCCCGCTCCCACGCCTCGACCAGCGCGCGCAGTTCGTTCCAGCGGGGCGTCTTGCGGTCCCGTACCTCCTTCGCGCCCCGCTCCGTCACCTTGCGCAGCGCCTCCGCCAGCTCCGCCGCGCCCGGTACGGGCGGCGCTCCGCGCTCCGGGAGGTGCGCCTCCAGGAGCATCGCGGCCCGGCCGAACTGCGACACCGCCTCCTCCGTGTCCTGCGCCGCCGCGTGCGACAGGCCCCGGTGCCGGACCGGCTCGTGGGTGGCCCGCTCCTGGGCCTCCTGCCAGGCGATCCGGGCCGCCCGGGTCGCGAGCAGCGTCTCGCGCACGTCCGCCAGGGCCGGGCCGGCGGGCTCCGCGTAGTGGGCGACGACGGCGGCCGCGTACTGCCCGTCCGCCTTCAGCCAGTCCCCGAGCCGGCTGCGCAGCCGCGGGGTCTCCCAGGCCGGGTAGACGGCGTAGGCCAGCATCGCGAGGATCCCGCCGAGGAGGGTCAGCAGGACGCGTTCACGGACCGTCTGGCCGAGCCCCGCGCCGCCCATGCCGAGCAGGAACACGACATACGCGGAGATGAAGACCTGGCCCGTGGCGTACCCCGTCCGCATCAGCAGGTACATCCCGAACGCGCACACCACCGCGAGCAGCGCCGACAGATACGCGCCCGGGTGGGCGAACTCGACGATCCCGGTCGCCAGCGCCACCCCGAGGAGGGTGCCGATGAAACGGGCGACCGACCGCTCGTACGTCTGCGAGAAGTCCGGGCGCATGACCATCACGGAGGCCATCGGCGCCCAGTAGCCGTGCCCGAGCGGCAGGACCGTGCCGAGCGCGTAGCCCGCCGTCGCCACCGTCGTCACCCGGACGGCGTGCCGCAGGATCGGCGACTCGTGCCGCAGCTCGGCCTGCGCCGTGCGGATCGCGACCGGCACGAGCGCGACCAGCGTGGGCCGGCGCAGCCCCGACTGGGCGGCCTCGCCGCCCGGCGCCGCCTCCTCCACGACGTCGTCGAGGAGCGCGGCGAGCCGGTGCGCGGCCCGGCGCGGGGCGCCGGTCAGGATCGCGCCGGTGTCCGGGGTGCGCAGCACGGCGAGGGCGGCGGGCCGCAGCGCGACCGGTTCGCCGTGCCGGATGGCGTGCGCGGCGGCGTCCAGGATCTCGCCGGCGGCGGCCAGCAGCTCACGCGCCCGGTCCCGCTGCGGCCCCTCGGCGGGCACGCCGAGCGCCGGGTCCGCGAGCGAGGCGAGCACCGGCCGGATCCGTTCGGCGAGCCCGCGCGCGCCGTGCAGTTCGGCGGGGCGGCTGCGGGCCTGGCGGCGGGTGACGGCGGCGGCGCTGCGGGCCGTCATCAGCGGCAGCGGGTCGAAGTCGGCGGTCGGGTCGTGGCGCAGCCGGCGGGCGTAGTCGGCCTCGGCGGCGAGCGCGTCGGCGAGCGCGTCGCGCTGCGCGCCCCAGGCGCGGATCGGCAGCAGGACGACGAGCCCGGCCTGCACCAGGCCGCCCACCGCGATCATCGCGGCATGGCCGGCGGCGGCCGCGAGGGAGCCGGGGAGGGTGACGGTGATCAGCATCATCGCCACGTTGGAGGCGGCGATGACGCCGACGTTCGGGCCGACGGCCCAGGACATCCCGCCGAGGAAGGTCCACAGGCCGAGCAGGACCATGAAGAGGAGGAGGTTCCAGCCGACCAGATAGCCGATGAAGGTGGACGCGGCGAGGCTCGCGCCGGACGCGAGCGCGAGGGTGGGGCGGGGGCGGTACGAGCGCTGGAAGGTGGCGATCGCGGCCTGGAACGCGCCGAACGCCGACGACACCGCCACCTCGGGACCGAACAGCGTGAGCGAGAACCCGACGACCAGCGCGAGACCGAACGCGCCGCGCAGGGCGATCAGCGGTTCGAGCCGCCGCCGCTCGATGGTGAGCCCCGAGCGGGCGGTCTCCTTCAGCGCCCGGAGCCAGCTCATGGGCCGAGCCTATCCACGATACGGACGAACCGGATATTCAGGACAGGCAGGACGACGCCGATCCGGTTATCCGGGGTGGTGGCCGTGCGGTTCACGCCGGCCTGCCGGCTGTCCGCCGGCCCGCCGGGCGATCTGCCCGACGGCCGCCCGTCAGCCGCCCATCGGCCCGCCGGGCGATCTGCCCGACGGCCGCCCGTCAGCTGTCCACCGGCCCGCCGGTCGGTGTGCCCGGCGGCCGTCCGTCAGCTGTCCACCGGCCGGTCCGTCCGCCGTCTGTCAGCCGGCCTTCAGCGGATCTCGCCCCGGGTCCCGGGGGTCCGCAGTCCGGCCTGGTCGGCCGCCGAGGTGCCGTGGTTCCAGCCCGCCTCGTCCCAGGCGGCGCGGACCCGGGTGGCCCGGGTCTCGGGGAAGAGTTCGTCCGTACGGGCGCCGACCGCGACCTCGCGGGAGGCGAGGACCGGGAGCAGGGTCGGGGCCTCGGCGGCGACCCGGCGGCTGGTGGCGGCGAGACGGGCGCCGAGCCGGTTCGCGTACGCGAGGAGGAAGGACTGCCGGAACGACTTGGTCCGCTTGCGCCCGCCGGCCCGCTGCTCGGCCTCGGCCCGGGTCATCGCCGCCGTGCCCTGCACGAGCAGAGAGGTGTACAGCAGCTCCACCGGGTCGAGGTCGGCCTCGAAGCCGACGACCGTCGAGAAGCCCAGGGACTCGTTCCACACCGCCCGGCAGTGGTTCGCCGTCGCCACCGCGTCGAGCAGGATCGCCTTGGCCTGCTCGTACGGGGCGTCCACCCCGATCCGCAGCGCGCCCGGCGTCTCCGGCGCGGGCCCGGCCGCCGCCAGGCCCGCCTCGTCGAGGCTGTGCCGGGCCATCAGCTCCTGGGCCTTGGCGGTCAGCGCCTCGGCCTCCTCGGGGTACGGGGTCGCCTCCGCTTTCGCGAGCAGCGCCCGGATCCGGGTCAGCATCCGCGGCTCGCCGGCGGTGGGCGGCGGCAGGGCCTCGCCGGGCACAGGGCCGACGGCGTCGAGGCGGGGCAGCCGGACGAGGAGGCGGTAGAGCTCCAGGACGGCGGTCGCGTACGAGAAGCGGTCGGGCGCCGGCCCGGCGGGCAGGTCGTCGAGCGCGTCGAGCTGCCCCTGCCAGCGGTGCGGGAGGCGCTCGTAGCGGGCGGTCTCGGTGCGGACGAGGTCGGCGAGGAGGCGGACGTGTTCGTCGGCGAGTTCGCGGCGGGCCATCCGGACGAGGTCGGCGGGCTGCCAGCCGCGGGCCCACAGGGAGCGGACGAACTCCTCGCCGCGCCGGGCCAGTTCGGCGTCGGCGGCCGGGTCGGCGGCGAGCAGCGAGGCCGCCGTGTCCAGCGCCCGGTCGTCGCCGTACGAGCCGGTGTGTGATCCGGCGCGCGATCCGGCGCGCGATCCGGCGCGGGCGCTGCCGCCGCGCCGCCCGCTCCGGCCCCGGGCGCCGCCGCCCGCGCCGGCCCGGGGGCCGGGCTCCGCTCCGTACAGCGCCTTGAGCGCCTCCGCCACCGTGCTCTCGCTCATCTGCGCCGCCTCGCCTGCCTCTCGTTCCCGCCCTTCGTTCCGCCACTTCGATGGTCGCATCCGGGGTGGGGGCGGGTGGGGCGCGGGGCGCCCCTGACGCCTCACGCCGCCTCACCCCGCCTGACGTCACCGGTGGGGGATCGGGGATCACCTCGCTAAGCGGGCGGGGAGCAGGCGAGGAGCGCCGCGTAGGCGTCGGCCGCCGTGTCCCAGGAGCGGTCGTCGACGACGTACGCCTCAGCCAGGTAGGACAGTTCACCCCAGGGCTCGCGGGTGTGGATCCGGAGCAGGGTCGCGGCGCAGCGGTCGCAGGCGATCCACGGCACGCGGACGGAACTGACGGGATCCCCGGTCGTGTCGTCGCTCTCGCCGTCGGTTTCGCCGGCGGGCAGAAGCCGTACGGGGGACGGGGCGCCGGTGTCGGCGCAGGCCGCCAACCGTGCGGCGAGCACCTCCCGTTCGCCCCAGGTCTCGGTCAGGACGGACAGCTCGGCGCGGGTGGTGCCGTCGAGGGCGACGCCGTACGCGAGCAGCCCGCCGACCAGCAGCCCCAGGCCGGCCTCCTGCTCGCCGATCGCCCGGCAGTCCCGTACCTCGCCGGCGGCGGGCTCCGGCAGCAGCCCGGCCAGCCGGTCC contains the following coding sequences:
- a CDS encoding toxin-antitoxin system, toxin component (Domain of unknown function (DUF397); pfam04149;~identified by MetaGeneAnnotator; putative;~toxin-antitoxin system, toxin component [Streptomyces griseoflavus Tu4000]); amino-acid sequence: MHHAHHAFNGMAATELRGVVWQKSRHSNSQGSCVEFAKLPGGEVAVRNSRFPGGPALVYTPAEIEALLLGVKDGEFDHLVGQL
- a CDS encoding hypothetical protein (identified by MetaGeneAnnotator; putative;~sequence version:1), which gives rise to MSTTLPTDLPGDERGTLLNYLEAQRAAVVRAALGLTEEQAAARPTASDLSVSGLIKHLAEAETNWLRMAQQRPSETRRDESNWHESFRLVGDETVPQMVAQWENATKELTEFVRGVPSLDDTFPLPDRPWFPKGAGVSIRWMLLHLIHETAQHAGHADIIRESLDGKTSYDLIGLEQAAEAAAEERKPSA
- a CDS encoding hypothetical protein (DNA-binding protein [Streptomyces albus J1074];~Helix-turn-helix XRE-family like proteins. Prokaryotic DNA binding proteins belonging to the xenobiotic response element family of transcriptional regulators; cd00093;~identified by MetaGeneAnnotator; putative;~non-specific DNA binding site [nucleotide binding];~salt bridge;~sequence-specific DNA binding site [nucleotide binding]), producing the protein MRRILLGSQLRRLRESRGITREAAGYSIRASESKISRMELGRVSFKARDVEDLLTLYGVNDESERGALLGLAREANVAGWWHSFGDVLPGWFQTYVGLEGSASLIRIYEVQFVHGLLQAEDYAHAVVARGIPDAPRAEVDRRVALRLERQKILFSENAPHLHAVLDEAALRRPYGDRAVMQGQLRHLIEISEHPNVTLQVMPFSFGGHAGESGAFTMLRFPESDLSDVVYLEQLTSALYLDKREEVAQYARVMERLQQDSPDPAESRDLLRGLLQLT
- a CDS encoding regulator (Histidine kinase-like ATPase domain; pfam13581;~Histidine kinase-like ATPases; This family includes several ATP-binding proteins for example: histidine kinase, DNA gyrase B, topoisomerases, heat shock protein HSP90, phytochrome-like ATPases and DNA mismatch repair proteins; cl00075;~identified by MetaGeneAnnotator; putative;~regulator [Streptomyces lividans TK24]), whose amino-acid sequence is MGTNASAILEPLRQGLPPIDPTTVSHSASCALPTCYEAVRGARRFTQSTLGAWNLADRFDDVALVVSELVTNALRHAVPGEPEQPREDGLNPPVRLHLMHWASRLVCAVRDPSQDSPEARQGDEDCAAESGRGLFLVESFSDGWGWHPLAGALQGKVVWALFRLTAD
- a CDS encoding transcriptional regulator, padR family (Predicted transcriptional regulators [Transcription];~Transcriptional regulator PadR-like family; cl17335;~Transcriptional regulator, PadR family [Streptomyces venezuelae ATCC10712];~identified by MetaGeneAnnotator; putative), giving the protein MSAIRLLVLGAVKQHGRAHGYQVRNDLEYWGAHEWSHAKPGSIYHALKHMAKQGLLRADESAPSTVGGPPRVEYEITDAGRAEYLRLLRAALATYDQATDVLSAGIGFMVDLPRAEVTELLRARLRGLDAWRAEVTTYYTPEDGPGQLGHIGEIMHFWTHAADAGRAWTAGLIERIEAGAYTFAGEGGEPFVGVLTDGRENPYAR
- a CDS encoding aldehyde dehydrogenase (Aldehyde dehydrogenase family; pfam00171;~NAD(P) binding site [chemical binding];~NAD(P)+-dependent aldehyde dehydrogenase superfamily; cl11961;~PFAM: Aldehyde Dehydrogenase; KEGG: sgr:SGR_6067 putative aldehyde dehydrogenase;~aldehyde dehydrogenase [Streptomyces sp. SirexAA-E];~catalytic residues [active];~identified by MetaGeneAnnotator; putative), encoding MTTSMSSHFAELSHQYIDGEWKPGSGSWDIIDFNPYTGEKLAAITVATAGEVDLAYRAAERAQADWAATNPYTRRLVFERALRLVEEREAEITDMIVAELGGTRLKAAFELHLAKEFLRESVQLALRPEGRILPSPVDGKENRVYRVPVGVVGVISPFNFPFFLSLKSVAPALALGNAVVLKPHQNTPVCGGTLVAKLLEDAGLPAGLLNVVVTDIAEIGDALLTHPVPKVVSFTGSDRTGKHVAAVCAGHLKQTVLELGGNSALIVLDDADLDYAVDAAVFSRFVDQGQVCMAANRVLVDRSVEAEFTEKFLAKVRTLRVGDPADPATHIGPLISPQQAQAVEAVVDQAVAGGATVLLRGTAEGSLVSPTVLTGIPADAPVLGQEVFGPVALIVPFDGEDDAVRIANDTPYGLSGAVHAGDVDRGVRVAQRIHTGMIHINDGTVHDEPIVPFGGEKHSGVGRLNGDAMIEAFTTRKWISIQYGRTTFPF
- a CDS encoding glutamate decarboxylase (DOPA decarboxylase family. This family belongs to pyridoxal phosphate (PLP)-dependent aspartate aminotransferase superfamily (fold I). The major groups in this CD correspond to DOPA/tyrosine decarboxylase (DDC), histidine decarboxylase (HDC), and...; cd06450;~Glutamate decarboxylase and related PLP-dependent proteins [Aminoacid transport andmetabolism]; COG0076;~catalytic residue [active];~glutamate decarboxylase [Amycolatopsis mediterranei U32];~identified by MetaGeneAnnotator; putative;~pyridoxal 5'-phosphate binding site [chemical binding]), which translates into the protein MALHKGPQEEPEAELFRRLSLNPFYGEANPVGGMTEAPPRHRLPDGPLPPMSAYQLVRDELMLDGNSRLNLATFVTTWMEPQAGVLMNDCRDKNMIDKDEYPRTAELERRCVAMLAQLWNAPDPSAAVGCSTTGSSEACMLAGMALKRRWTKRNADRYPGARPNLVMGVNVQVCWEKFCNFWEVEPRLVPMEGDRFHLDAESAAALCDENTIGVVAVLGSTFDGSYEPVADICAALDALQERTGLDIPVHVDGASGAMIAPFVDEDLEWDFRQPRVSSINTSGHKYGLVYPGVGWALWRTPDELPEELVFRVNYLGGEMPTFALNFSRPGAQVVAQYYTFLRLGRSGYQAVQQTARDIARGLAERIDALGDFRLLTRGDQLPVFAFTTGPDVTAYDVFDVSRRLRESGWLVPAYTFPANRQDLSVLRVVCRNGFSADLAELFLEDLRRLLPELRRQPRPFTHDKAAATSFHH